A single Muntiacus reevesi chromosome 9, mMunRee1.1, whole genome shotgun sequence DNA region contains:
- the MYBPC3 gene encoding LOW QUALITY PROTEIN: myosin-binding protein C, cardiac-type (The sequence of the model RefSeq protein was modified relative to this genomic sequence to represent the inferred CDS: substituted 1 base at 1 genomic stop codon), whose product MPEAGKKPVSAFSKKPRSAEVAAGSPAVFEAETERAGLKVRWQRAGSDISASDKYGLAAEGTRHTLTVRDVGPADQGSYAVIAGSSKVKFDLKVIDAGKAEPVAVPAPAPAEAPGAPGEAPASAPEGRSQAPLPTGSSSAAPEGPGAPDDPIGLFVMRPQDGEVTVGGSITFSARVAGASLLKPPVVKWFKGKWVDLSSKVGQHLQLHDSYDRTSKVYLFELHITDAQATFAGGYRCEVSTKDKFDSCNFNLIVHEAIGSGDVDLRSTFRRTSLAGGGRRISDSHEDAGTLDFSSLLRKRXGSPRGCRLEAPAEEDVWEILRQAPPSEYERIAFQHGVTDLRGMLKRLKGIKRDEKKSTAFQKKLQPAYQVSKGHKIRLMVELADPDAEVKWLKNGQEIQMSGSKYIFESIGAKRTLTISQCSLADDAAYQCVVGGEKCSTELFVKEPPVLITRPLEDQLVMVGQRVEFECEVSEEGAQVKWLKDGVELTREETFKYRFKKDGQKHHLIINEATLEDAGHYALRTSGGQALAELIVQEKKLEVYQSIADLTVGSKDQAVFKCEVSDENVRGVWLKNGKELVPDNRIKVSHIGRVHKLTIDDVTPADEADYSFVPEGFACNLSAKLHFMEVKIDFVPRQEPPKIHLDCPGRVPDTIVVVAGNKLRLDVPISGDPAPTVIWQKTITKGKKVPAGPAPNASEESGAGDEWVFDKKLLCETEGRVRVETTKDRSIFTVEGAEQEDEGVYVVTVKNPVGEDQVNLTVKVIDVPDAPAAPEISKVGEDSCTVHWEPPAYDGGQPVLGYILERKKKKSYRWMRLNFDLLRELSHEAKRMIEGVIYEMRVYAVNAVGMSRPSPASQPFMPIGPPSEPTHLAVEDVSDTTVSLKWRPPERVGAGGLDGYSVEYCREGCSAWVSALPGLIDRTSLLVKDLPTGARMLFRVRAHNMAGSGPPITTKEAVTVQELLQRPRLRLPRHLRQTIQKKVGEPVNLLIPFQGKPRPQVTWTKEGRPLAGEEVSIRNSPTDTILFIRAACRAHSGTYQVTLRVEDMEDKAQLVLQVVDKPSPPQDIQVAEAWGFNVALEWKPPQDDGNTELWGYTVQKADMKTMEWFTVLEHYRRTHCVVSELIIGNSYYFRVFSHNTVGPSDRAATTKEPVLIPRPGIKYETPKYKALNFSEAPSFTRPLVNRSVIAGYNATLCCAVRGSPKPKISWFKNGLDLGKDARFRMFSKQGVLTLEIRKPCPFDGGVYVCRATNLEGEAQCECRLEVRVPQ is encoded by the exons ATGCCCGAGGCAGGGAAGAAGCCAG TCTCTGCCTTCAGCAAGAAGCCACGGTCCGCAGAGGTGGCTGCCGGCAGCCCTGCCGTGTTCGAGGCCGAGACAGAGCGGGCAGGCCTGAAGGTGCGCTGGCAGCGGGCGGGCAGTGACATCAGCGCCAGCGACAAATACGGCCTGGCAGCCGAGGGCACGCGGCACACGCTGACGGTGCGGGACGTGGGTCCCGCCGACCAGGGCTCCTATGCGGTTATCGCTGGCTCCTCCAAGGTCAAGTTTGACCTCAAGGTCATAGACGCAG GGAAGGCGGAGCCTGTGGCTGTGCCTGCTCCCGCCCCCGCCGAGGCCCCTGGAGCCCCTGGAGAGGCCCCGGCCTCCGCCCCTGAG GGCAGGTctcaagctcctctgcccacagggtcCAGCTCAGCGGCCCCCGAGGGCCCTGGTGCCCCTGATGACCCCATCGGCCTCTTTGTGATGAGGCCACAGGACGGCGAGGTGACCGTGG GTGGCAGCATCACCTTCTCAGCCCGCGTGGCCGGAGCCAGTCTCTTGAAACCGCCCGTGGTCAAGTGGTTCAAGGGCAAGTGGGTGGACCTGAGCAGCAAGGTGGGGCAGCATCTGCAGCTGCACGACAGCTACGATCGGACCAGCAAG GTCTACCTATTTGAGCTGCACATCACGGATGCCCAGGCCACCTTTGCCGGTGGCTACCGCTGTGAGGTGTCCACCAAGGACAAATTTGACAGCTGCAACTTCAACCTCATTGTCCACG AGGCCATTGGCTCTGGAGATGTGGACCTCCGATCAACTTTCCGCCGCAC gagcctggctggAGGTGGTCGGCGCATCAG CGACAGCCACGAGGATGCTGGGACTCTGGACTTCAGCTCGCTGCTGAGGAAGAGGTAA GGCTCGCCACGTGGATGCAGGCTGGAGGCCCCCGCCGAGGAGGACGTGTGGGAGATCCTGCGGCAGGCGCCCCCGTCGGAGTACGAGCGCATCGCCTTCCAGCACGGAGTCACCGACCTGCGGGGCATGCTCAAGAGGCTCAAGGGCATAAAGCGGGACGAGAAGAAAAGCACAG CCTTTCAGAAGAAGTTGCAGCCGGCCTACCAGGTGAGCAAGGGCCACAAGATCCGGCTGATGGTGGAGCTGGCCGACCCTGACGCCGAGGTCAAGTGGCTTAAGAACGGACAGGAGATTCAGATGAGCGGCAG CAA GTACATCTTCGAGTCCATCGGCGCGAAGCGCACGCTGACCATCAGCCAGTGCTCGCTGGCGGACGACGCAGCCTACCAGTGCGTGGTGGGCGGCGAGAAGTGCAGCACCGAGCTCTTCGTCAAAG AGCCCCCCGTGCTGATCACGCGGCCGCTGGAGGACCAGCTGGTGATGGTGGGACAGCGCGTGGAGTTTGAGTGTGAGGTGTCTGAGGAGGGGGCGCAGGTCAAATG GCTGAAGGACGGCGTGGAGCTGACCCGGGAGGAGACCTTTAAGTACCGGTTCAAGAAGGACGGCCAGAAACACCACCTGATCATCAACGAGGCGACCCTGGAGGACGCCGGGCACTACGCGCTGCGCACCAGCGGGGGCCAGGCTCTGGCTGAGCTCATCGTGCAGG AGAAGAAGCTGGAGGTGTACCAGAGCATCGCGGACTTGACGGTGGGTTCGAAGGACCAGGCTGTGTTCAAGTGTGAGGTGTCAGATGAGAACGTGCGGGGCGTGTGGCTGAAGAACGGAAAGGAGCTGGTGCCTGACAACCGCATAAAGGTGTCGCACATCGGGCG GGTCCACAAGCTGACCATTGATGACGTCACGCCTGCAGACGAGGCGGACTACAGCTTTGTGCCGGAAGGCTTCGCCTGTAACCTGTCTGCCAAGCTCCACTTCATGG AGGTCAAGATTGACTTCGTGCCCAGGCAGG AACCTCCCAAGATCCACCTGGACTGCCCTGGCCGCGTACCAGACACCATTGTGGTGGTGGCCGGGAACAAGCTACGCCTGGACGTCCCGATCTCTGGGGACCCTGCTCCCACTGTGATTTGGCAGAAGACCATCACAAAG GGGAAGAAGGTCCCAGCAGGTCCAGCCCCCAACGCGTCAGAGGAGTCGGGTGCTGGTGACGAGTGGGTGTTTGACAAGAAG CTGCTGTGTGAGACAGAGGGCCGGGTCCGAGTGGAGACCACAAAGGACCGCAGCATCTTCACCGTGGAGGGGGCCGAGCAGGAGGACGAGGGTGTCTATGTGGTCACGGTGAAGAACCCCGTGGGGGAGGACCAAGTCAACCTCACGGTCAAGGTCATCG ATGTGCCGGATGCTCCCGCGGCCCCTGAGATCAGCAAGGTGGGCGAGGACTCGTGCACGGTGCACTGGGAGCCCCCCGCCTACGACGGCGGACAGCCAGTCCTGG GCTACATCCTGGAGcgcaagaagaagaaaagctaCCGGTGGATGCGGCTGAACTTTGACCTGCTGCGGGAACTGAGCCACGAGGCGAAGCGCATGATCGAGGGTGTGATCTATGAGATGCGGGTCTACGCAGTCAACGCAGTGGGCATGTCCAGGCCCAGTCCCGCCTCCCAGCCCTTCATGCCCATCG GCCCGCCCAGCGAGCCCACCCACCTGGCGGTGGAGGATGTCTCCGACACCACTGTCTCCCTCAAGTGGAGGCCCCCCGAGCGCGTGGGAGCTGGAGGGCTGGATGGCTACAGCGTGGAGTACTGCCGAGAGGGCT GCTCAGCGTGGGTGTCCGCCCTGCCCGGGCTGATCGATCGCACGTCGCTGCTGGTGAAGGACCTGCCCACAGGCGCCCGCATGCTCTTCCGTGTGCGGGCGCACAACATGGCGGGGTCCGGGCCCCCCATCACCACCAAGGAGGCAGTGACGGTGCAGGAGCTGCTGC AGCGGCCTCGGTTGCGGCTGCCCAGACACCTTCGCCAGACCATCCAGAAGAAGGTCGGGGAGCCCGTGAACCTCCTCATTCCTTTCCAG GGCAAGCCCCGGCCTCAGGTGACCTGGACCAAGGAGGGGCGGCCGCTGGCGGGCGAGGAGGTCAGCATCCGCAACAGCCCCACCGACACCATCCTGTTCATCCGGGCCGCGTGCCGCGCCCACTCGGGCACCTACCAGGTGACGCTGCGCGTGGAGGACATGGAGGACAAGGCCCAGCTGGTGCTGCAGGTCGTCG ACAAGCCAAGTCCGCCCCAGGATATCCAAGTTGCAGAGGCGTGGGGCTTCAATGTGGCTCTGGAGTGGAAGCCGCCCCAAGACGACGGGAACACAGAACTCTGGGGGTACACAGTTCAGAAGGCCGACATGAAGACCATG gaGTGGTTCACCGTCCTGGAGCATTACCGCCGCACCCACTGCGTCGTGTCGGAGCTCATCATCGGCAACAGCTACTACTTCCGGGTCTTCAGTCACAACACAGTGGGGCCCAGTGACAGAGCCGCCACCACCAAGGAGCCGGTCCTCATCCCCAGACCAG GCATCAAGTATGAGACACCCAAGTACAAGGCCCTGAACTTCTCCGAGGCCCCCAGCTTCACCCGCCCGCTGGTGAACCGGTCAGTCATCGCTGGCTATAACGCGACCCTCTGCTGTGCCGTTCGGGGCAGCCCCAAG CCCAAGATTTCCTGGTTCAAGAATGGCCTGGACTTGGGCAAAGATGCCCGCTTCCGCATGTTCAGCAAGCAGGGAGTGTTGACACTGGAGATCAGAAAGCCCTGCCCCTTTGATGGGGGCGTCTATGTCTGCAGAGCCACCAACTTAGAAGGCGAGGCCCAGTGCGAGTGCCGCCTGGAGGTGCGAG TGCCTCAGTGA